One segment of Marvinbryantia formatexigens DSM 14469 DNA contains the following:
- a CDS encoding helix-turn-helix transcriptional regulator yields the protein MNVNERIKKVRKTLELTQQEFGERIGIKRNSVALIENGRNTSDQTIFAICREFNVREEWLREGTGEMFKAAPNTALDALAEEYGYSRRDYVVVEKFSNLSRRERDVILDFLADVAAGCADIDSPEFPAENPGKIDIEAEVAAYRRSLELQEKASGKSSALPGINAATSKSIVYHENEKEA from the coding sequence GTGAATGTAAACGAACGCATAAAAAAAGTGCGAAAAACCCTCGAACTTACGCAGCAGGAATTTGGCGAGCGTATAGGAATTAAAAGAAATAGTGTTGCTTTAATTGAAAATGGACGCAATACTTCTGATCAAACTATATTTGCCATCTGCCGTGAGTTTAACGTCCGGGAAGAATGGTTAAGGGAAGGTACCGGGGAAATGTTTAAAGCTGCCCCCAACACCGCGTTGGATGCTCTGGCCGAAGAATACGGTTACTCTCGTCGCGACTATGTTGTCGTTGAAAAATTTTCAAACCTCAGCCGCCGCGAGCGTGATGTGATTTTAGACTTCCTTGCGGATGTCGCCGCAGGATGTGCTGATATCGATAGCCCAGAATTTCCTGCAGAGAATCCCGGTAAAATTGATATAGAAGCCGAAGTTGCAGCCTACCGGCGTAGTCTAGAACTTCAAGAAAAAGCAAGTGGAAAATCATCTGCTTTACCTGGTATAAACGCCGCTACCAGCAAAAGCATTGTTTATCACGAAAATGAAAAGGAGGCCTAA
- a CDS encoding recombinase family protein, whose protein sequence is MKTEKNGIPLSVAVKSFENVADLYIRVSTTEQAEEGYSVEAQEAKLQAYCKAMSYTINRVCIDPGYSGTSMDRPGLQELITDVRSNRCKKILVWKLDRLSRSQKDTLILLEDVFLANSCDFISVMESFDTSTPFGRCIVGILAAFAQMERENIRIRTTLGRVEKIRKGYFSGSHAPLGYKFKDGCNELLVNPYTSIMVREVFRLFLSGTGLSAIGRYMLDKYGPGQYDWAKNTAIRRILSNPVYMGKVRLNGELFDGIHEAIISETDWYMAAALLEHNKAIDKRSYRYALGTPGRGDNLLTGLLFCGDCGARMYARKVSKTKKKYICHSVARTSAAMIKSNHCSNRLHPYTVEELDAVIINEIKKLSIDRSYFDSMVERCRDEKPLDFSAIQERIAEIDKQTGRLLNIYQTGLVCLEEISARLGTLKEEKEKLQQNLLSSDSATASCSLDATWKSLQGFSAIIASGDLEAMQRLIHSLIDKVVVLNNDITIYWSFC, encoded by the coding sequence ATGAAAACAGAAAAAAACGGGATTCCTCTATCTGTGGCTGTGAAATCCTTTGAAAATGTAGCTGACCTCTATATCCGGGTATCAACAACCGAACAGGCAGAAGAAGGGTACAGCGTGGAAGCCCAGGAAGCGAAACTCCAGGCATATTGTAAAGCCATGAGCTATACAATAAACCGGGTCTGCATAGATCCTGGTTACTCCGGCACGTCAATGGACCGGCCCGGTCTCCAGGAACTTATAACGGACGTCCGTTCCAATCGTTGTAAAAAAATACTTGTCTGGAAGCTGGACCGGCTTTCCCGCTCTCAGAAGGATACACTTATTCTTTTAGAAGATGTGTTCCTGGCTAATAGTTGTGACTTCATTTCTGTTATGGAAAGCTTCGATACATCCACGCCATTCGGTCGGTGTATTGTTGGAATCCTGGCAGCTTTCGCTCAAATGGAACGAGAAAACATCCGCATCCGGACTACTCTTGGTCGCGTTGAGAAAATTCGTAAAGGATACTTTTCCGGATCCCATGCTCCACTCGGCTATAAATTCAAAGATGGATGCAATGAATTGCTCGTAAATCCTTACACTTCTATTATGGTTCGCGAAGTATTCCGCTTATTTCTGAGCGGCACCGGGCTTAGTGCAATCGGTCGCTATATGCTGGACAAATATGGACCTGGCCAGTACGACTGGGCAAAAAATACGGCAATCCGGCGCATACTATCAAATCCCGTTTATATGGGTAAAGTCCGCTTAAACGGGGAACTGTTTGACGGAATCCATGAAGCAATTATAAGCGAAACTGACTGGTATATGGCTGCTGCTCTTCTTGAACATAACAAAGCCATTGATAAACGCTCCTACCGATATGCTCTGGGAACGCCTGGCCGTGGGGATAATCTGTTGACAGGTCTGTTATTTTGCGGTGATTGCGGAGCCCGCATGTATGCCAGAAAGGTGTCAAAAACGAAGAAAAAATATATATGTCATTCTGTGGCCCGCACCTCTGCAGCTATGATAAAATCGAATCATTGTTCCAACCGATTACATCCGTATACCGTGGAAGAACTGGATGCCGTGATTATTAATGAAATTAAAAAGCTTTCCATTGACCGGTCTTATTTTGATTCGATGGTGGAACGCTGCCGTGATGAAAAGCCATTGGATTTTTCTGCTATACAGGAACGCATAGCAGAAATAGATAAGCAGACCGGAAGGCTGCTAAATATTTATCAGACCGGTCTTGTCTGTCTGGAAGAGATAAGCGCGCGCCTGGGTACTCTTAAAGAAGAAAAAGAAAAGCTCCAGCAGAACCTTCTTTCTTCAGATTCTGCCACAGCTTCCTGTTCTCTGGACGCAACCTGGAAAAGCTTGCAGGGTTTCTCTGCCATCATAGCTTCCGGCGATCTGGAAGCTATGCAACGGCTTATTCATTCCCTTATAGACAAAGTTGTTGTGCTAAATAACGATATTACTATTTACTGGTCGTTCTGCTGA
- the rlmD gene encoding 23S rRNA (uracil(1939)-C(5))-methyltransferase RlmD, which produces MKKGQVLEGKIAEVLFPNKCVTIVEGEEKPVIVKNGIAGQRVRLSVNKIRKGRAEGRILEVLEKSPLEIASPCPHFADCGGCTYQNLPYEAQLALKEQQVKKLLDEVCPEYVFEGILGSPEQSGYRNKMEFSFGDEYFGGPLALGMHKRGSFYDIVTVSGCRIVDEDFRRILACVLDYFRETQTPFYHKLRHTGYLRHLLVRKAKKTGEILIDLVTTSRLELPGAEDDAAQEKEAVPRIGESENAQGCAAQEDETVQRTGESENTQGCAAQEDETVPRIGESENAQENGGQTGAALLQGLAERLRALQLDGTIAGILHTVNDSLADVIKSDRTDILYGKDFFYEELLGLRFKISPFSFFQTNSLGAEVLYDRARSYVGETKDKTIFDLYSGTGTIAQILAPVARKVVGVEIVEEAVAAAKENAAANGLDNCEFLAGDVLKVIDSVEEKPDIIVLDPPRDGIHPKALEKIGAHIRAKRMIYISCKPTSLARDLAELQKYGYQVDRVCCVDMFPGSVHVETVCELALKENQQNDQ; this is translated from the coding sequence ATGAAAAAGGGACAGGTTCTGGAAGGAAAAATTGCTGAGGTTTTATTTCCGAATAAGTGTGTAACGATTGTTGAGGGAGAAGAAAAGCCGGTCATCGTAAAAAACGGGATTGCCGGACAGCGGGTGCGGCTTTCTGTCAATAAAATCCGTAAGGGACGGGCAGAGGGGCGTATCCTGGAGGTCCTGGAAAAATCACCGCTGGAAATCGCCTCCCCGTGTCCGCATTTTGCAGACTGCGGCGGCTGTACGTATCAGAACCTTCCATATGAAGCGCAGCTTGCCCTGAAGGAGCAGCAGGTAAAAAAGCTGCTGGATGAGGTATGCCCGGAATATGTTTTTGAGGGCATCCTTGGCAGTCCGGAGCAGTCCGGCTACCGCAATAAAATGGAATTTTCTTTTGGGGATGAGTATTTTGGCGGACCGCTGGCGCTCGGTATGCACAAACGCGGAAGCTTTTACGATATTGTGACGGTTTCCGGCTGCCGGATTGTAGATGAGGATTTTCGCAGGATACTGGCGTGCGTGCTGGATTATTTCCGGGAAACACAAACGCCGTTTTATCATAAGCTGAGACACACCGGCTACCTGCGCCACCTGCTGGTGCGCAAAGCCAAAAAAACCGGGGAAATTCTGATTGATCTGGTGACAACCTCCCGGCTGGAGCTGCCGGGCGCGGAGGATGACGCGGCGCAGGAGAAAGAGGCGGTTCCGAGAATCGGCGAAAGTGAAAATGCGCAGGGGTGTGCGGCGCAGGAGGACGAGACGGTTCAGCGAACCGGCGAAAGTGAAAATACGCAGGGGTGTGCGGCGCAGGAGGACGAGACGGTTCCGAGAATCGGCGAAAGTGAAAATGCGCAGGAGAATGGCGGACAGACAGGGGCGGCGCTCCTGCAGGGGCTTGCGGAACGCCTCCGTGCGCTGCAGCTGGACGGGACGATTGCCGGAATTCTTCACACCGTGAACGACAGTCTTGCCGATGTGATAAAAAGTGACAGGACGGATATTCTGTACGGCAAAGACTTCTTTTATGAGGAGCTTCTGGGACTGCGCTTTAAAATATCGCCGTTTTCCTTTTTTCAGACGAATTCCCTGGGAGCGGAGGTGCTCTACGACAGGGCGCGTTCCTATGTAGGAGAGACGAAAGACAAAACAATTTTCGACCTGTATTCCGGTACCGGAACCATCGCGCAGATTCTTGCCCCGGTCGCCCGGAAGGTAGTCGGTGTAGAAATCGTGGAGGAGGCGGTAGCGGCGGCAAAAGAAAATGCGGCGGCGAACGGACTGGATAACTGCGAATTTCTGGCAGGCGATGTGCTGAAGGTTATTGATTCCGTGGAGGAAAAGCCGGATATCATCGTGCTCGACCCGCCGCGCGATGGCATCCACCCAAAGGCGCTGGAAAAAATAGGTGCGCATATTAGGGCAAAAAGAATGATATACATTTCCTGCAAGCCGACCAGCCTTGCACGTGATCTTGCAGAGCTTCAAAAATACGGATACCAGGTTGACCGGGTCTGCTGCGTTGATATGTTCCCCGGCAGCGTTCACGTAGAAACTGTCTGCGAGCTGGCCTTGAAAGAGAATCAGCAGAACGACCAGTAA
- the pcrA gene encoding DNA helicase PcrA, whose amino-acid sequence MSTYDNLNEMQREAVLHTEGPLLILAGAGSGKTRVLTHRVAYLIEEKGVKPWNILAITFTNKAAGEMRERVDNLAGPEAGSVWVSTFHSLCVRILRRFIDRLGYENNFTIYDTDDQKSLMKDICKKLNIDTKMLKERTILAAISSAKNELISVEAFEKQNFGDFNRRRIAAAYTEYQEQLKRNNALDFDDLLMKTVELFQSCEDVLAYYQDRFRYIMVDEYQDTNTAQFRLISLLAAKYRNLCVVGDDDQSIYKFRGANIRNILDFETVFDDAKVIRLEQNYRSTKHILEAANNVIKNNVGRKEKTLWTENEEGSLIKAKQFPSAFDEAEFVAENIAGQVRRGEAQYGDFAVLYRTNAQSRLFEEKFLMANIPYKIVGGVNFYARKEIKDLLCYLKTVDNARDDLAVRRIINVPRRGIGAATLTKVQSYAMDHEISFYQALEQAAEIPGLGRSVSKLQDFVTFIRTLRSQAEFLGVNELLGQIIESTGYVKELEAEDTDEARARIENIDELISKVVTYEESTGEPSLSGFLEEVALVADIDSLDENESRVVLMTLHSAKGLEFPNVYLTGMEEGLFPSHVGFDEDPDALEEERRLCYVGITRAMKHLTLTCARMRMTRGETHMSAMSRFLREIPQELLETKKKTAAEETAGGTNGTKSAWKKPEPPADSPYMQAKRAFRSKAFDANAFKVTKADHLDYGVGDTVKHIKFGTGVVQAIADGGKDYEVTVDFERCGVKKLFAAFAKLQKL is encoded by the coding sequence ATGAGTACATACGACAATTTAAATGAGATGCAGCGGGAGGCGGTCCTTCACACCGAAGGTCCGCTTTTGATACTGGCAGGCGCAGGTTCCGGAAAAACGAGGGTCCTGACGCACCGCGTGGCATATTTAATAGAAGAAAAGGGGGTAAAGCCGTGGAATATTCTGGCGATTACCTTCACCAACAAAGCGGCGGGCGAGATGCGTGAGCGCGTGGATAACCTTGCGGGACCGGAGGCGGGAAGCGTGTGGGTATCCACCTTCCATTCTCTGTGTGTGCGCATCCTGCGGCGTTTTATTGACCGTCTCGGCTATGAAAATAATTTTACGATTTACGATACAGATGATCAGAAATCGCTGATGAAGGATATCTGCAAAAAGCTGAATATCGATACAAAGATGTTGAAGGAACGCACGATTCTTGCCGCCATTTCCTCCGCGAAAAATGAGCTGATTTCCGTGGAAGCGTTTGAAAAGCAGAATTTCGGGGACTTTAACAGGCGCAGGATCGCCGCGGCATATACGGAGTACCAGGAGCAGTTAAAGCGCAATAACGCGCTGGATTTTGATGATTTGCTGATGAAAACGGTGGAGCTGTTCCAGAGCTGCGAGGACGTGCTGGCGTACTATCAGGATCGCTTCCGCTATATCATGGTGGATGAGTACCAGGACACCAACACCGCGCAGTTCCGGCTTATCAGCCTCCTGGCGGCAAAGTACCGCAATCTGTGCGTGGTCGGCGACGATGACCAGTCAATCTATAAGTTCCGCGGCGCCAACATCCGCAATATTCTGGATTTTGAGACGGTTTTTGACGACGCGAAGGTCATCCGGCTGGAGCAGAATTACCGCTCAACAAAGCACATCCTGGAGGCGGCGAACAACGTCATTAAGAACAATGTCGGCAGAAAGGAAAAAACGCTCTGGACGGAAAATGAAGAGGGCAGTCTGATTAAGGCGAAGCAGTTTCCGAGCGCGTTCGATGAGGCGGAATTCGTCGCGGAAAATATTGCCGGACAGGTGCGCCGGGGCGAGGCGCAGTACGGGGATTTTGCCGTGCTGTACCGCACAAACGCGCAGTCGCGTCTGTTTGAGGAAAAATTTCTGATGGCGAATATCCCGTATAAGATTGTCGGCGGTGTAAATTTCTATGCCAGAAAGGAAATCAAGGATTTGCTCTGCTATCTGAAAACGGTGGACAATGCGCGCGATGACCTTGCTGTGCGCCGCATCATCAATGTTCCGCGCAGAGGCATCGGGGCGGCAACGCTGACGAAGGTGCAGAGCTATGCGATGGACCATGAAATCAGCTTTTACCAGGCGCTGGAGCAGGCGGCAGAGATACCGGGACTGGGACGCAGCGTTTCAAAGCTGCAGGATTTTGTCACCTTTATACGGACGCTGCGCAGCCAGGCGGAATTTCTTGGCGTCAATGAGCTGCTCGGACAGATTATCGAGTCGACTGGCTACGTAAAGGAGCTGGAGGCGGAGGATACGGACGAGGCGCGCGCAAGAATCGAAAATATTGATGAATTGATATCGAAGGTCGTTACTTACGAGGAAAGTACCGGGGAACCGAGCCTTAGCGGTTTTCTGGAGGAGGTCGCGCTGGTTGCGGATATCGACAGCCTTGACGAAAATGAGAGCCGGGTGGTTCTGATGACGCTGCACAGCGCCAAGGGACTGGAATTTCCCAATGTGTATCTGACCGGGATGGAGGAGGGACTTTTCCCAAGCCATGTGGGCTTTGATGAGGACCCCGACGCCCTGGAGGAGGAGCGGCGGCTCTGTTATGTGGGAATCACGCGGGCGATGAAGCATCTTACGCTGACCTGCGCCCGTATGCGCATGACGCGCGGCGAGACGCACATGAGCGCGATGTCGCGCTTCCTGCGGGAGATTCCGCAGGAGCTGCTGGAGACGAAAAAGAAAACGGCGGCGGAAGAGACGGCAGGCGGGACGAACGGGACAAAGAGCGCGTGGAAAAAGCCGGAGCCGCCGGCAGATTCGCCCTATATGCAGGCAAAACGGGCGTTCCGCAGCAAGGCGTTCGACGCCAATGCGTTTAAGGTGACGAAGGCGGACCATCTGGATTACGGTGTGGGCGACACGGTGAAGCATATAAAATTCGGCACCGGCGTGGTGCAGGCAATCGCGGACGGCGGCAAGGACTACGAGGTGACGGTCGATTTTGAACGCTGCGGGGTGAAAAAGCTGTTTGCGGCGTTTGCAAAGCTGCAGAAATTGTAA
- a CDS encoding DUF1836 domain-containing protein, whose translation MTINPDDILQSILESLSHMDYIKPDDIPNIDLYMDQVTTFMDAQLSTAKRYPEDKVLTKTMINNYAKNRLLPAPDKKKYSKEHVLILIFIYYFKGFLSITDIQALLGPLAKKYFKNQEGLNIEALYREVFSMEKEQIELLKDELLADYQTAQQTFADAPEEEQENLRLFSFLCLLSFDVYVKKQIIEKIIDSFPSV comes from the coding sequence ATGACAATTAATCCAGACGATATACTCCAGAGCATTCTGGAGAGCCTTTCCCATATGGACTACATCAAGCCGGATGATATTCCCAACATTGACTTATACATGGACCAGGTGACGACCTTTATGGACGCGCAGCTTTCCACTGCAAAACGCTACCCGGAAGATAAAGTACTCACCAAAACCATGATCAACAATTATGCCAAAAACCGCCTGCTGCCTGCCCCGGACAAGAAGAAATACTCCAAGGAGCATGTTCTGATTCTGATTTTTATTTATTATTTTAAAGGCTTTCTCTCAATCACCGATATCCAGGCGCTGCTCGGTCCGCTGGCGAAAAAATATTTTAAAAACCAGGAGGGCTTAAATATCGAAGCCCTTTACCGCGAAGTGTTCAGCATGGAGAAGGAGCAGATTGAGCTGCTGAAGGATGAGCTGCTGGCAGATTACCAGACAGCGCAGCAAACCTTCGCAGATGCTCCCGAAGAGGAACAGGAGAATCTGCGTCTTTTCTCCTTCCTGTGTCTGCTGAGTTTTGATGTCTATGTAAAAAAACAGATTATCGAAAAAATTATTGATTCTTTTCCATCCGTTTAA
- a CDS encoding YerC/YecD family TrpR-related protein, producing the protein MSKTIRTEAVDHLFEAVLQLKNKEECYLFFQDVCTVNELLSLSQRFEVARMLTQNKTYLEIAEQTGASTATISRVNRSLNYGSDGYQMVFKRMEKNQ; encoded by the coding sequence ATGAGCAAAACAATCAGGACGGAAGCGGTAGACCATCTGTTTGAGGCAGTTTTACAGTTAAAGAATAAAGAAGAATGCTATCTGTTTTTTCAGGACGTGTGCACGGTCAATGAACTGCTGTCGCTCTCGCAGCGCTTTGAGGTGGCGCGGATGCTGACGCAGAATAAGACCTATCTGGAGATTGCGGAACAGACAGGGGCTTCCACGGCTACGATCAGCCGTGTCAACCGCTCTCTGAATTATGGAAGTGACGGATACCAGATGGTATTTAAACGGATGGAAAAGAATCAATAA
- a CDS encoding phosphatase — protein sequence MRDVLDVHTHTLASGHAYNTIWEMARSAKEKGLALLGITDHAPEMPGSSHEFYFSNLKSVPRMLEGITVLQGAELNIMDYSGSVDLPQQILRELDVVIASLHTPCITPGTREENTGAYIAAMKNPYINIIGHPDDGRYEIDYERLVAAAKETGVLLEINNSSLNPAGLRQNTAPNDRLMLKLCKEQQVPVILGSDAHVASDIGRHERAVRLLEELDFPEELVANRSVEALMQHINYGKRDTISMEEKR from the coding sequence ATGCGGGACGTTTTAGACGTACATACACATACGCTTGCGAGCGGACATGCTTACAATACCATCTGGGAAATGGCGCGCAGCGCGAAGGAAAAGGGGCTTGCGCTTCTTGGCATCACGGACCATGCGCCCGAAATGCCGGGGAGCAGCCACGAATTTTATTTCTCCAATCTGAAGTCGGTGCCGCGCATGCTGGAGGGGATAACAGTGCTGCAGGGGGCGGAGCTGAATATTATGGATTACAGCGGAAGCGTGGATTTGCCGCAGCAGATCCTGCGGGAGCTGGATGTGGTGATTGCAAGCCTGCATACGCCGTGCATCACGCCCGGAACAAGGGAGGAAAACACCGGCGCTTATATTGCAGCCATGAAAAATCCCTACATTAATATTATCGGACATCCCGACGACGGCCGCTACGAAATCGATTATGAGCGTCTGGTGGCGGCGGCGAAGGAGACGGGCGTGCTTCTGGAAATCAACAACAGCTCTCTGAATCCGGCGGGGCTTCGCCAGAATACGGCGCCGAACGACCGGCTGATGCTGAAGCTGTGCAAGGAGCAGCAGGTTCCGGTGATTCTGGGAAGCGATGCGCATGTGGCTTCCGATATCGGACGGCACGAGCGGGCGGTGAGGCTGCTGGAGGAGCTGGATTTTCCGGAGGAGCTGGTGGCAAACCGCAGTGTGGAGGCTCTGATGCAGCATATTAATTACGGAAAACGCGACACAATTTCAATGGAGGAAAAAAGATGA
- a CDS encoding TIGR03905 family TSCPD domain-containing protein, whose translation MGKLTKNNNTYVHKNSGVCSSAVEFEVEDNHLKNVHFIGGCNGNTTGIGRLVEGMEIHDVIRRLEGVRCGMRPTSCPDQLATALKAYLAE comes from the coding sequence ATGGGAAAACTGACAAAAAATAATAACACTTATGTTCACAAAAACAGCGGCGTATGCTCCTCCGCGGTGGAATTTGAGGTGGAGGACAACCATCTGAAAAACGTACATTTTATCGGCGGCTGCAATGGAAATACGACCGGTATCGGCAGGCTTGTGGAGGGCATGGAAATCCATGATGTCATCCGCCGTCTGGAAGGTGTCCGCTGCGGAATGCGTCCTACATCATGTCCCGACCAGCTTGCCACTGCTTTGAAGGCATATCTGGCGGAGTAA
- a CDS encoding flavin reductase: protein MKITNDIRYVGVNDHKVDLFEGQYVVPNGMAYNSYVILDEKVAVMDTVDIHFTHEWLDNISAVLNGRQPDYLVVQHMEPDHSANIANFLKVYPDTTVVANVKTFAMMDQFFNLDESVKRLTVENGGTLSLGKHLLTFVFAPMVHWPEVMVTYDSTDKVLFSADGFGKFGANDVEEPWDDEARRYYIGIVGKYGAQVQNLLKVAATLDIQIICPLHGPVLTEDLGHYIGLYDTWSSYKVESEGIVIAYTSVYGNTKQAVEHLAAKMADEGCPKVIVHDLARTDMAKAVEDAFRYGKLVLATTTYNAEIFPFMREFINHLTERNFQNRTVAFIQNGTWAPLATKVMKGMLEKCKKLTYAETEVTIKSSVKAETKEALDALAAELCKDYIAQSPDKANKNDMTALFKIGYGLYVVTSNDGKKDNGLIVNTVTQLTDTPNRVAVNINKQNYSHHVIKQTGKMNVNCLSVEAPFEIFQRFGFQSGRTADKFDGFTPLYSDNGLAFLPRYINAFMSLEVESYVDLDTHGMFICRVTEARVMSDKETMSYTYYQKNVKPKPQTEGKKGFVCKVCGYIYEGDTLPDDFICPLCKHGVADFEPIE from the coding sequence ATGAAAATCACGAACGACATCCGTTATGTTGGCGTAAACGACCACAAAGTCGATTTATTCGAGGGTCAGTACGTCGTACCAAATGGCATGGCATATAATTCCTATGTTATTCTGGATGAAAAGGTTGCCGTTATGGACACCGTAGATATTCATTTTACTCACGAATGGCTGGATAACATTTCCGCTGTTCTGAATGGCAGACAGCCGGATTACCTGGTCGTCCAGCATATGGAGCCGGACCACTCCGCAAATATTGCCAATTTTCTGAAGGTATACCCGGACACGACCGTGGTAGCAAATGTAAAAACCTTTGCCATGATGGACCAGTTCTTTAACCTGGACGAGTCTGTTAAGAGACTGACTGTGGAAAACGGCGGCACACTTTCGCTCGGTAAACATCTGCTTACCTTCGTATTCGCGCCGATGGTTCACTGGCCGGAGGTTATGGTAACCTACGACAGCACGGATAAGGTTCTGTTTTCCGCAGACGGCTTCGGAAAATTCGGTGCAAACGATGTGGAGGAGCCGTGGGATGACGAGGCGCGCCGTTATTATATCGGTATCGTCGGCAAATACGGCGCACAGGTGCAGAACCTGCTGAAGGTTGCAGCAACGCTGGATATCCAGATTATCTGCCCGCTGCACGGACCGGTTCTGACGGAAGACCTCGGACATTACATCGGTCTGTATGACACCTGGTCCTCTTATAAGGTGGAGAGCGAGGGAATCGTCATCGCTTACACCTCCGTTTACGGCAATACGAAGCAGGCGGTGGAGCATCTTGCTGCAAAAATGGCGGACGAGGGCTGCCCGAAGGTTATCGTACACGACCTTGCGCGCACGGATATGGCGAAGGCTGTGGAGGACGCTTTCCGCTACGGCAAGCTGGTACTTGCCACCACTACTTATAATGCGGAAATTTTCCCGTTCATGCGCGAATTTATCAATCATCTGACAGAGCGCAACTTCCAGAACCGCACGGTTGCCTTCATCCAGAACGGAACCTGGGCGCCGCTTGCCACCAAGGTAATGAAGGGTATGCTGGAAAAATGCAAAAAGCTGACATATGCAGAAACCGAGGTTACTATCAAGTCCTCCGTAAAGGCGGAAACAAAGGAAGCGCTGGATGCGCTGGCGGCGGAGCTCTGCAAGGATTACATTGCGCAGTCTCCGGATAAGGCGAACAAAAACGATATGACCGCGCTCTTCAAAATCGGCTACGGTCTCTACGTTGTCACCAGCAACGACGGCAAAAAGGACAACGGTCTGATTGTAAATACGGTAACTCAGCTTACCGATACACCGAACCGCGTGGCTGTCAATATCAATAAGCAGAATTATTCGCATCATGTTATCAAGCAGACCGGCAAGATGAATGTAAACTGCCTGTCTGTGGAAGCGCCGTTTGAAATCTTCCAGCGTTTTGGTTTCCAGAGCGGAAGAACCGCCGACAAATTTGATGGCTTCACCCCGCTCTACTCCGACAACGGACTGGCTTTCCTTCCGCGTTATATCAATGCGTTTATGTCGCTTGAAGTGGAATCCTACGTAGACCTTGACACGCATGGCATGTTCATCTGCCGCGTTACCGAGGCGCGCGTGATGTCCGACAAGGAAACGATGTCCTACACCTACTACCAGAAAAATGTAAAGCCGAAGCCCCAGACAGAGGGTAAGAAGGGCTTTGTGTGCAAGGTGTGCGGCTATATCTATGAGGGCGATACTCTTCCGGATGATTTCATCTGCCCGCTCTGCAAGCACGGCGTTGCCGACTTCGAGCCGATTGAATAA